One Ovis aries strain OAR_USU_Benz2616 breed Rambouillet chromosome 4, ARS-UI_Ramb_v3.0, whole genome shotgun sequence DNA window includes the following coding sequences:
- the AGR3 gene encoding anterior gradient protein 3 isoform X2, whose protein sequence is MMSHSALVLCLLFTTVSSNLAIAIKKEKRPPQTLSRGWGDDITWVQTYEEGLFHTQKSNKPLMVIHHLEDCQYCQALKKVFAQNTEIQEMAQNNFIMLNLMHETTDKNLSPDGQYVPRIMFVDPSLTVRADITGRYSNRLYTYEPQDLPLLIENMKKALKRIQSEL, encoded by the exons ATGATGTCACACTCAGCTCTGGTCCTCTGCCTCTTATTCACCACAGTTTCTTCCAACCTTGCCATTGCtatcaaaaaggaaaagagaccTCCTCAGACACTTTCAAGAG GATGGGGAGATGACATCACTTGGGTGCAGACTTATGAGGAAGGTCTCTTTCATACTCAGAAAAG TAACAAGCCTCTGATGGTTATTCATCACTTAGAAGACTGTCAATACTGCCAAG CACTAAAAAAAGTATTTGCccaaaatacagaaatacaagaaATGGCTCAGAATAATTTCATCATGCTGAATCTCATG CATGAGACCACAGATAAGAATTTATCACCTGATGGACAGTATGTGCCTAGAATCATGTTTGTGG ATCCTTCTTTAACAGTCAGAGCTGATATAACTGGAAGATACTCGAACAGATTATATACATATGAACCTCAGGATTTACCACTAT TGATAGAAAACATGAAGAAAGCATTGAAACGTATTCAATCCGAGTTATAA
- the AGR3 gene encoding anterior gradient protein 3 isoform X1: protein MMSHSALVLCLLFTTVSSNLAIAIKKEKRPPQTLSRGWGDDITWVQTYEEGLFHTQKSNKPLMVIHHLEDCQYCQALKKVFAQNTEIQEMAQNNFIMLNLMHETTDKNLSPDGQYVPRIMFVGNCVISFHQIYKISSLLAFIYFQMLVHLKLFLLILVEVLFLLKGSH from the exons ATGATGTCACACTCAGCTCTGGTCCTCTGCCTCTTATTCACCACAGTTTCTTCCAACCTTGCCATTGCtatcaaaaaggaaaagagaccTCCTCAGACACTTTCAAGAG GATGGGGAGATGACATCACTTGGGTGCAGACTTATGAGGAAGGTCTCTTTCATACTCAGAAAAG TAACAAGCCTCTGATGGTTATTCATCACTTAGAAGACTGTCAATACTGCCAAG CACTAAAAAAAGTATTTGCccaaaatacagaaatacaagaaATGGCTCAGAATAATTTCATCATGCTGAATCTCATG CATGAGACCACAGATAAGAATTTATCACCTGATGGACAGTATGTGCCTAGAATCATGTTTGTGGGTAATTGTGTAATCTCTTTCCATCAGATTTACAAAATCAGTAGCCTTCTTGCTTTCATTTACTTTCAAATGTTAGTTCATTTGAAACTATTCCTTTTAATACTAGTTGAAGTACTATTCCTTTTAAAGGGGAGTCATTAG